Genomic DNA from Tachyglossus aculeatus isolate mTacAcu1 chromosome 10, mTacAcu1.pri, whole genome shotgun sequence:
GCTCCTCGGCCTTGCTGAACAGGGCCTTGCTCTGGATGGCAGCGATGGCCTCGGGGTGCAGCTGCCTCATGGCCTGGCATGCCAGTCTGGTCGAGGAGACGGGTCGGGTATCGGGGAGGGCAGTGGGACAAGGGGCCCCGCCATCCTCCCCCTGTGCCCCTAGGATTCCCTTTGGGGGCCTCATAACATTCACCCCACAGCGTGAGGCCCCCATAGGGAGGGTTGGTGGGGGAGAGCCAGGGCCTCCTGCCCCGCCCTGTGAATCCACCCCAAGattcctccccccgcccacccgggGGGCTTCACCCCCACTCACTTGGAGATGACCGGGTCATAGAGCAGCGCATACCAGCGCTCCTGCACCTCCCGCAGCGTGAAGCGGCAGCTGAACTTCACGCCCAGGTGCACAGACGTCAGGTCGTTGGTCTGGGTGACAAGAAGCGGTTGCCTTGGGTTTGCAGGTCCTTCTCACCACCCCATCCACACCCACTGAGACCCGGCTTCCCAGGGGGCCACCCTCCCCGCCTCGGGTGGAAACTTCCCCTAATCCTCTGGACTTGGGCCCCACCCTCCCCCTGAATGCCTTCAGATTTCGCATCCTCCAGGGAGCCCTCTCAGACTGACTCCATTACACTGGCACCTCTACTCACTCCAGTCACcctatgtgtgggtgtgtatctctctttcttccccaccccctccctctctgagCAGACTGTGGGTTGCCATTGCTCCTTGGTGACTGTCTGTCCAGTCCTCTGCCCGTATTGGGCTTTGTGGCTCTCTCTCTGCTGGCCCGACCTCCCTCCGGCTTGGGGTGACGGTGGTGGTGGGGAACCTGCAGCACAGCATTGACGAGTAGGAGGTCGTCTCCCGGCTTCCAGCGGCCCAGGTCCTTGGTGGCCTGCAGGGGCTGTTTGCTCTTCTTCACGCGCTTGgtgaggctgggggcgggggccgggcttGGGGTCACAGCCGCGCTCAGCGTCTTGGACACCTGGGGGTCGTTGGCAGACTGAGCCCAGGGCCGGAAGGAGGGACGGAGGAAGCCAGAGCTGGCCGGGGGCCTGACACCGTCTGCTCTGCCGTGGGATGGCTAAGCCTGACCTGAGccctcaccccactcctccctcctccccataccaggcccctgtccccctcctccccatcctaggctcctgtccccctcttcccctcttccccaggccccttcattcaatccattcgattgtacgtattgagcgcttacagtgtgcaaagttcctgtcccccacctcctctctcttgcTCCCCTCACTAGGCTCCTgtccccttcttccctgccctccaccaACTTCCCTCCCTTGGgcgtgggagtggggaagggatctgagatcttttctcttcctcctcctgggctACTCCTGGAAAACTGGCCGGGGCCACAGCGCTGCCAACTGGAGATGATTTTTTACCTCTCTGGCCTGAGTACCTGGTGGGCTGTGCCATTCTGGGCTCTAAGCCCTCTAAGCCCCCCAGGAGGGGTAAGTAGGCTACCTAGGCTGTGCTGCCTAGGCTACCACAGGCCCTGTAGTCACAGGGGGGGAGGTTTCAGCATGctccagtcccctctcctccaccgctGTCCCCTCACCTTCTTCTTCTCACTGGACGAGGGCTCGCTACCCGAACAGCGTCCTGGCTCCAGGCTGGTGGCCCCCTTGGCCCGGGTGGACGACTTGGCCAGGCTGCTCTCCACCAGTTCATCGTCAAACTTCTTCCTCTTGATAAACCTGCGGGGGGTCTGACCTGttcaccttctcccctcccaccaccccagggGCTGTGGACCCCCATCTGGTCAGAGGATCCAGGGGCAGGCGGCGAGTCTGAGGGGCTCTGGACCTTGAGGCAACCATCACAGACAGGGGAGTGGTTTTGGGGGTGTCATGCTCTGAGGTCAGCcctacccacccccaccctcacttcACGtacatcccccccggccccccgaccaGTAGTAGTAACCTGGACGAGCTTCTCCGCTTCGGGATGGTGCCCAGGGCCTGGGAAGAACTCCGCTTCTGCCCGGCCAGAGACTCTTCGTCCTCTGAGCGGCTGGCAGTGCCCGACGCCATCAGCGACGAGTCCAGGAGCCCTTGGGggtctggggaggagagagacccagctTCACACATGGGGTCCCAGGGTGAAAGGGGACCCCCAATCAGAGGGGCTTCCCTCGCTCCCAGGCCTATTGGGTTTGGGGGCTTGGCCAGTTGGGGCCTGGGGCCTCCCCTCCCACTAGAGTCCTCCTGATCCCCAACAGGTCTGCGGTCAGCAGCCAGcgtgggagaagcagcttggcctaatggaatgaacccgggcctgggggtcagaggacctgggttctaatcccggctttgccacgtgcttgctgtgtgaccttgggcaagtcattttacttttctgtgcctcaggtaactgtaaaatggggactaagtcctcCCTAAattttagactgagagtcccttgtgggacaaggactgtgtccaacctaataagcttgtatctgccccagcacttagaacagtgcttaacatataataagcacttaacaagtactataaagggggggggggggcatggatGGCTCTGAACTCTCTTATCTGGGTGTCTTATCTTATCTCTTAttcacctccccagccctttcACTCCTCCAAgcaggaggtcagaggtcaagggagTTGGAATCCATTCCTACTCAGATGCCCTGTAAAAGTAatagggaagcatcatggtctagtggaaagctcacaggcctgggagccagagaaatgggttctaatccacgtctgccatatgcctgctgtgtgaccttgggcaagtcactccaccgctctgggcctcagttccctcatctgtaaaatggggaataagactctgagccccacggagAACAGAGACCGGGTtctacccgattaccttgtacttacaccagtgcttagaacagtgcttggcttacccTGCTTACCCTGCATATAGCACTGGGGagatagtagtaagcgcttaagactgtgagcccactgttgggtagggactgtctctatatgttgccgatttgtacttcccaagcgcttagtacagtgctctgcacatagtaagcgctcaataaatacgactgatgataatgatgatcattattactattatcccaccGCCGGCCCAccgtgcgcgcatgcgcgctacCACGAGCCAAGGCTGGTTCGAATCCGgagcggcgcatgcgcagaaAACCAGGGCGCTACCGGCATGGGGTTCCCCGCCTTCCACCGAGCAGGAGGGACCCACCCCCTGCTGTCGAGCCTTCAGGgatgagcctcctcctcctcctcctcctcctcgacgcCTCACCATTCCTGGGATCGTTCGCTCCAGGGTTTCCTTGGCGGCGGCAGCCGCAGGCCCTCAGCGGGCTTTCCCCAGGCGACGCAACTTCCGGGTTACGCGAAGGGGGGCGATCTCTTCCGGTTCAAATTCGGAAaccccggcggggggggggggtcagctgGCGGCCATATTGGTGAGGGCACCTCCAGTGGGCTCAGGCTGCCGCCATCTTGCTTCGGAGTCACCCTCTCGTACGAAAAGGAAGTGACGTCAGCGTcggaggcggggaggggcggaAGTCGAGCCCGAGCTGGGCCTTGCGGGCGGCCATGTTGGTGAGGGCTTTTAGACCTAaagtacagtcttttagactgtgagcccgttgttgggtagggaccgtctctatatgttgccaatttgtacttcccaagcgcttagcacagtgctgtgcacacagtaagcgctcaataaatacgattgatgatgatgattatctccctcaaagcttggcacatattcaagTGTGTAATATTGGCACACCTTAACATTTCTTGACGCTGAAGTGatctctgtacatatctattctatttattttattttgttaataggtttggttttgttctctgtccccccttctagactgtgagcccactgttgggtagggactgtctctatatgttgccaatttggacttcccaagcgcttagtacagtgctctgcacacagtaagcgctcaataaatatgattgattgattgattgagggcgccgtctgtcaatcaatcagtcgtattgattgagcgcttactgtgtgcagagcactgtgctaagcgcttgggaagtacaagttggcaacatagagagacagtccctaatcaatcaatcaatcaatcgtattgattgagcgcttactgtgtgcagagcactgtcctaagcgcttgggaagtccaagttggcaacatatagtgacggtccctacccaacagtgggctcacagtctgtcgccccctctatactctttgtgggcagggaatgtgcctgtttatttattcaattatcaatcgtatttattgagcgcttactatgtgcagagcactgtgctaagcgcttgggaagtacaaattggcagcatatagagacagtccctacccaacagtgggctcacagtctaaaagggggagacagagaacaaaaccgaacatactaacaaaataaaataaatagaattcaatcgtatttattcaatcgtatttattctagactgtgagcccactgtcgggtagggaccgtctctacatgttaacaacttgtacttcccaagcgcttaggacagtgctttgcacacggtaagcgctcaattaatacgactgaatgaatgaatgaattgagcgcttactgtgtgcggagcactgcactatgcgcttgggaagtacaagttggcaacagatagagacggtcaatcaatcaatcaatcaatcgtatttactgagcgcttactgtgtgcagagcactgcactaagcgcttgggaagtccaagttgtcaacagatggagacggtccccacccaacagtgggctcacagtctagaagggggagacggacaacaaaacatgtggacaggtgtcaaacatgccggtttattgttatagtgtactctcccaaacgcctaatacagtgctttgcacacagtaagtgctcaataaatacgattgaatgaatgatgcttttcccattcattcattcattcattcaatcgtatttattgaatgcttactgtgtgcagagcactgtactaagcgcttgggaagtacaagttggaaacagaataataataataatgttggtatttgttaagcacttactatgtgcaaagcagtgttctaagcgctggggaggttgcagggtgatcaggttgtcccacggtgggctcacacattttacagaggaggtaactgaggcacagagaagttaagtgacttgcccaaagtaacatagctgacagttggcagagctgagatttgaacccatgacctctgactccaaagcccgggccctttccactgagccacagcaacatacagagatggtccctccccaaataccagctcacagtctagaagggggagacggacaacaaaacgtggacaggtgtcaaacgtggacaggtgtcaaacgtGGACAGGGCCAGGtccagggcctgggattcagaggacctgagttctagtccccccTCCGCCACTTCAATTAAATGAATCAACGGgccaggaggggtggggagggtggagagtggGCTCACTGTGCAGTGCCACGTTAAAGGAGGacctacatggcttagtggatcgaatccgggcctgggagatggaagaacctggattctaatcccagctccatcccttatttgctgtgtgaccttgggcaagtcacttcacttctccgtgcctcagttacctcatcagtaaaacgggattaagactgaccgtgagccccatctgggacctggaCGGTATGgtagcttgttgggtagggactgtctctatatgttgccaacttgtacttcccaagcgcttagtacagtgctctgcacacagtaagcgttcaatcaatacgattgattgattgattgtatttaccccagcgcttagaacagtgcctggcacatggtaagcgcttagcaaatgccgtggAGATGGAGCGGGGGAGGAAGAGGCTCCAAACTCGGGATGTGAGCTGTCTCAAGTGCTGAACGTCTCTTCCGCACGGACCGTTAGGGAGTGTCTGACCAATTGTCAGTCCTCTGCTACCGTCTGATTGATTCATCGATGATGCTTAATTTCCCCTCCCTAGTCCAGTCCcccatttctcttccctcccaaccatCCTCTCCCGCGTGGAGGATCCTGCGCAGAATAGCCTCGGGAGTtcgggccccctctccccctccccatccccccctccttacctccttcccctccccacagcacctgtatatatgtttgtacgtatttattactctatttattttatttgtacctgtttattctatttattttactttgttaatatgttttgttttgttctctgtctcccccttctagactgtgagcccacggttgggtagggaccgtctctagatgttgccagcttggacttcccaagcgcttagtacagtgctctgcacacagtaagcgctcaataaatacggttgaatgaggcctgtggtggctcagagggaaaataACAGCCTTGAaaagctggaggcctgggttctaatcccttctctggtatgagagtttaaaaaaagattgtaaatacctaggagggtctacaatagatcacctaagagtgctgagataaaacttttatagagaagcagcgtggctcagtggaaagagcccaggctttggattcagaggtcatgggttcaaatcccggctctgccaactgtcagctgtgtgactttgggcaagtcacttaacttctctgggcctcagttacctcatctggaaaatggggattaaaattttgagcccctcgtgggacaacctgatcagcttgtaacctccccagcgcttagaacagtgctttgcacagagtaagcgcttaacaaataccaacattattattattatgaatgaaaggCGAGGGCCAGGGGAGCTTTTTGGACGGTCTTTCACTCTACCGGCGGCAGGTGGCGCCAGAGAGCTACGCCGGGAGAGGAGCCGAGGAGCGCGGattgtcattcactcaatcgtatttattataataatcatagtgggtttttaagcgcttactatgtgcgaagcactgttctaagagctcgggggggatacaaagtgatcaggttgtcccacgtggggctcacagtctgaatccccattttccggatgaggtaactgaggcacagggaagttgtgacttcattcattcattcattcattcattcaatatttatttatttattttttatttatttatttattttacttgtacatatctattctatttattttattttgttagtatgtttggttttgttctctgtcttccccttttagactgtgagcccactgttgggtagggactgtctctagatgttgccaacttgtacttcccaagcgcttggtacagtgctttgcacacagtaagcgcgcaatgaatacgatttattgattgattgattgattcaatcgtatttattgaactcttactttgtgctctgtacactgtactaagcacttgggaagtacaagttggcaacatatagagacggtccctacccaacaacgggctagactgtgagcccactgttgggtagggaccgtctctatatgtcaccaatttgtacttcccaagcacttggtacagtgctctgcacatagtaagcgctcaataaatacgactgaatgaatgaattgaatgaatgaatgaacgggctcacagtctagaagggggagatagacaacaaaacaaaatacgtggacaggtgtcaagtcacacaccttgcccaaggtcacacagctgacaagtggcagagctgcgattgagggtttactgtgtccaaaccactgtactaagcgctcgtacactgcaacaacagacacattccttgcccacaacgagtttaccatctagaatgTCCAGAGAGCGCGTATCGGCCTGTGAGTGAGGATTAGCCTGTGAGTgaggattaggagaagcagcgtggctcagtggaaagagcacgggctttggagtcagaggtcctgggttcaaatcccggcttcaccaattgtcaactgtgtgactttgggcaagtcacttcacttctctgggcctcagttccctcatctgtaaaatgggtcttaagaccgtgagcccccagtgggacaactggatcactttgtaacctccccagcgcttagaacagtgcttcgcacatagtaagtgcttaaaaacccactatgattattattataaatactgttgagtgaatagtacagtgctctgcagacagtaagcgctcaataaatacaattgactgattgatttgcacataagaagcgcttaataaattccttcattattattattggctgtgTTCGGCGTCTtggccttttcattcaatcgagcgcttattgtgtgcggagcactgtactactactactactaataatgatggcatttattaagcgcttactatgtgcaaagcactgttctaagcactggggaggttacaaggtgatcaggttggcccacggcgggctcacaatcttaatccccatttgacagatggggtaactgaggcccagagaagtgacttgcccaaagtcacacagctgacagttggtggagccggaattagaacccatgacctctgactccaaagcccgggctctttccactgagccacgccgcttctcaaggtTCTCAAGCTTCTCACgctgctactaagcgcttgggaagtacaattcggcaacagagacggtccctaggcaACAAGGGGCCTTTCCCGGGCTAGGGGCGAGAGGGTAGCAACCGGTCCGGCTTTGTGACGGCGACGGGCCTGCTCCGACTCCGCCCCAACGTAAGAAAGGAGCCGGTGAGCCGGGCCCCGCGCCAGAGAGGACGAGAGCAgaaccgagccgagccgagccgagccgagccatGGCTGAGCAGCGGCGCTCCGATGCCGACCTGACCGCGGCCTCGGGGTCCCGGCGGGGGCCGGCACCGAGCTCGCCTCCCGTGCGGGACCGGCGGGCcgccctgcccctgtcccaggtGTTGCTGCGGGCCATCGCGGCCGCCCCCGGTCGCAGAGGACTGTCCCTCGCCCGGctcaggaaggagttccaggacgcGGGCTACCACGTGCGCAGGGCCGCGGAAAGCTCCGACTCCAATGGGGCTCTCCTGCGCATCAACGGCCGGGGGGTTTCGGGCACCTATAGGGTCTGCCAGGGCCCGAATCCCAGCATCACGCTCCAGTCGACGGAGACCGGGGGCGAGGCCCAGCGGAGGGCCCGAGCCAAGCCGAGGGGCGAGGCCGAGGGGCAGGGCAGTGGCCAGGCGAGGGGCAGGGCCAAGCCCCCGGGTCCAAGGGGTCATCAGAAGGCCAGGGCCGAAGCCAGGGTGAAGGCCAAGCGGAGGCGGGCGAAGCCAAGGAGCACCCCAACGGCCCCCAGCCGCCCCAAGGCCAAAGGGAAAGGCAGCCCGAACCACCGCAAGCCCCGGAGGAAGCAAACCCCCCAAAAGAGGAagacccccgccccggcccgggggAGCCGTTCCCGATGCAAGGAAGCGCCCAGGAAGAGGTCCGCTCCCACCGGCCTCCGCTCCAACGTGGCCCGGGGAAACGCCCTTCAAAAAGGCCCGAAGCGGGCCAGGGGGGCTCATCGCCACAGTGAAAGTCGCTAGCCTAGCGGGACAATAAAGCTGGGTGACGCCACGGACAGTGGCTCCCTTCATTCAGGCctccagtcgtgtttattgagtggtgactgtgtgctctgcaccgcactgagctcttgggaggctATGAATCAACAGTAGAGTCATCCCTGACctacaacgagcgtacagtctagagtaaaaCTGCCTTTCTAGGGAATGCTTCTATTAgcggcgtggcatagtggaaagaacccgggcttgggagtcaggggtcgtgggttccaatcccggctctgccactgatcagctgggtgactttgggcaagtcacttgacttctctgtgcctcagtgacctcatctggaaaatggggattaagactgggggccccacgtgaggcaacctgatgaccttgtgtaagcagcgtggctcaggggaaagagcacgggctttggagtcagaggtcaagggttcaaatttcGACTCTgacaattgtccgctgtgtgactttgtgcaagtcacttaacttctctgagcttcagttacttcatctgtaaaatggggattaagactgtgagccccccgtgggacaacctgatcaccttgtaaccccccagtgcttagaacagtgcttggtacatagtaagcacttaacaaataccattattattattattattattattattattattattgttacccaggcgcttagaacagtgctcagcacacagtaagcactgtacaaatgccatcattattattattaacaaagctcATTACATTAAATAGTAACTTACTCCTCACAGTAGGattcaggtattattatccccaatttagCCTGGGAAACCTGAGTCCTagggaggttaagggacttgcccaaggccatataggGAACGAGtatcagagccaggacttgaacccaggagcTCCGGCTTTTAGGGGTGTGGCTCGCCCATCACGCCATGCTTTTCAACTCGCTTATACCCActcttgataatggtatttgttgagcgcctgctttgtgcggagcactggactaagcgctagggagaggacaatacactagagttggtagacatgatccctgccctcatcatcatcatcatcaatcgtatttattgagcgcttactgtgtgcagagcactgtattaagcgcttgggaagtccaagttggcaacatatagagacaacagacATTTTTTCCAGTACTTatctcttaatatgtgccaaaaactgtactaaaaatcggggtaggtacaagatgatcaagttggacacagtctctttcccacatggggctcgtagtctaagtaagaggtaaatccagggtttagaacagtgccttgcacatagtaagcacttaataaatgccatcattattactattattatagaaagaAGACTATgatgatatagacataagtgctgtgggcttggggtGACTGCCCAAGTTTTtagagggtattcattcattcatatttattgtgtgcggagcattgtactaagcgtttgggtgagtgcaatacaacaattgagggcagggaatgtttctgtttattgttgcattgtactctcccaagcgcttagtacagtgctctgcacacagtaagccctcaataaatacgattgaatgaatgaatgaatgaacacaatgacacattccctgcccacaacgagcttagagtctagagggtatCAAGTGCATGTGATACAATTAttaaatgccgtcgagtcgtttccgattcatagcgactccatggatatactttcgccagaacgtcctgtcctcttgCCACAGTCCTCAACCTTTCTAATTATTCTTCCAATATCGttgctatggtctctatccattacatatgtatcctatttattttatttatttatttatttattttattttgttagtatgtttggttttgttctctgtctcccccttttagactgtgagcccactgttgggtagggactgtctctatatgttgccaatttgtacttcccaagcgcttagtacagtgctctgcacatagtaatccctcaataaatacgattgatgatgatgatgaggatgatgatctaACTGCCGGACTGCCTCTTCCCCGTTTTTCCTGGCCGTTTCCTAGCATTAGGATCttgtccagagaattagtcctcctgattatgtgtccaaaatatgctaatctaagtgatGCAATAGGGGGGGGAAATAtattggatggatgaataaattaATCTGGCGGATCACTGTTCCATAACATAGACGTAACAGTGAGTTCCCCTGAAGGAGACGCCGGCCTCAAAAAGGAGCAAGAAAAGCCGCTTGCAGGTCCGCGCTGTGTCCACTGGGGGGCTCCCTAACACCGCGAGGATCGAAATCGGCCCTGAGCAGCCAGgcgaaagaataataataataataataataataataataataataataataataataataataataatggcatttattaagcgcttactatgtgcaaagcactgttctaagcgctggggaggttacgaggtgatcaggttgtcccacggagggctcacagtcttcatccccattttccagatgaggtcactggggcagagagaagttaagtgacttgcccaaag
This window encodes:
- the LOC119933630 gene encoding histone H1.3-like translates to MAEQRRSDADLTAASGSRRGPAPSSPPVRDRRAALPLSQVLLRAIAAAPGRRGLSLARLRKEFQDAGYHVRRAAESSDSNGALLRINGRGVSGTYRVCQGPNPSITLQSTETGGEAQRRARAKPRGEAEGQGSGQARGRAKPPGPRGHQKARAEARVKAKRRRAKPRSTPTAPSRPKAKGKGSPNHRKPRRKQTPQKRKTPAPARGSRSRCKEAPRKRSAPTGLRSNVARGNALQKGPKRARGAHRHSESR